A window of the Acidovorax sp. YS12 genome harbors these coding sequences:
- a CDS encoding 4Fe-4S binding protein yields the protein MALQWAVVLFYAVLVALPAFLPHPHAEARLFSSDLGAASFVDGTACGGTGCDQPLHTKAPYVAHWHERLVLLAQYLFWGVWWPFVILSVMLVGRAWCGVLCPEGALSEFASRHGRGGAIPRWLRWSGWPVAAFIVTTLYGQLISVYEYPQAALLILGGSTVAAVAVGWMYGRGKRVWCRYLCPVSGVFALLARIAPLHFKLDREAWLAYPGRTPAVDCPPLLPVGQLASMSQCHACGRCSGHRDAVRLEGRSPEAEILAARPASRSELLLLFYGVLGVATGAFQWTVSPWFVRGKQAAAEWLVAHGIFWPLDYGAPWWLLTQSPATGDAFSWLDGAAVLGYILAVALLLGSTLLLLSWAAGRLARMDWRALALALVPMAGTGLFLGLSMMTATHLRAEGAGLAWLPWTRALLLALGGLWSWSLGARLVLRPRAGWARTSAALGCWSLAMACVAGAWVLLLFVW from the coding sequence ATGGCCTTGCAGTGGGCCGTGGTGCTGTTCTACGCCGTCCTGGTGGCGCTGCCCGCCTTCTTGCCGCACCCGCACGCCGAGGCACGGCTGTTTTCGAGCGACCTGGGCGCGGCCTCTTTCGTCGATGGCACGGCATGCGGCGGCACCGGCTGCGACCAGCCGCTGCACACCAAGGCGCCCTACGTGGCGCATTGGCACGAGCGCCTGGTGCTGCTGGCGCAGTACCTGTTCTGGGGCGTATGGTGGCCGTTCGTCATCCTCTCCGTCATGCTCGTGGGGCGGGCCTGGTGCGGGGTGCTCTGCCCCGAAGGCGCCCTGAGCGAATTCGCCAGCCGCCACGGGCGCGGCGGCGCCATCCCGCGCTGGCTGCGCTGGAGCGGCTGGCCCGTGGCGGCCTTCATCGTCACTACCCTCTACGGCCAGCTCATCAGCGTCTACGAATACCCGCAGGCGGCGCTGCTGATCCTGGGCGGCTCCACCGTGGCCGCCGTGGCCGTCGGCTGGATGTATGGCCGGGGCAAGCGCGTGTGGTGCCGCTATCTCTGCCCGGTCTCGGGCGTGTTCGCGCTGCTGGCGCGCATCGCGCCGCTGCATTTCAAGCTCGACCGCGAGGCCTGGCTCGCCTACCCCGGGCGCACGCCCGCCGTCGATTGCCCGCCGCTGCTGCCGGTGGGGCAGCTCGCCAGCATGTCGCAATGCCACGCCTGCGGCCGCTGCAGCGGCCACCGCGACGCCGTGCGGCTCGAAGGCCGCTCGCCCGAAGCCGAGATCCTGGCCGCCCGCCCCGCAAGCCGCTCCGAATTGCTGCTGCTGTTCTACGGCGTGCTGGGCGTGGCCACCGGCGCCTTCCAGTGGACGGTCAGCCCCTGGTTCGTGCGCGGCAAGCAGGCCGCGGCCGAATGGCTGGTGGCGCACGGAATCTTCTGGCCGCTGGACTACGGCGCCCCCTGGTGGCTGCTGACGCAGTCGCCCGCCACCGGCGATGCGTTCAGCTGGCTCGACGGTGCCGCCGTGCTCGGCTATATCCTGGCCGTGGCGCTGCTGCTGGGCAGCACGCTGCTGCTGCTGTCCTGGGCCGCGGGCCGCCTGGCACGCATGGACTGGCGCGCCCTCGCCCTGGCCCTGGTGCCGATGGCCGGCACCGGGCTGTTCCTGGGGCTGTCGATGATGACGGCCACGCACCTGCGCGCCGAAGGTGCCGGCCTCGCCTGGCTGCCCTGGACGCGGGCGCTGCTGCTGGCGCTGGGCGGCCTCTGGTCCTGGTCGCTGGGTGCACGCCTGGTGCTGCGCCCCCGGGCCGGCTGGGCGCGCACCTCGGCGGCACTGGGCTGCTGGAGCCTGGCGATGGCCTGCGTGGCGGGGGCCTGGGTGCTGCTGCTCTTTGTCTGGTAG
- a CDS encoding cupredoxin domain-containing protein — MRKHLPLGILCLALLGPGAWAQELPTFAITAKDGRLEPARLEVPAGQRIKLTLHNAGQAPVEFENLNLRVEKVLGPGARSFVVTPPLKPGVHEFVDEFHPDTGRMQLIAK, encoded by the coding sequence ATGCGCAAACACCTTCCCCTGGGCATTCTTTGCCTGGCCCTGCTGGGCCCCGGCGCATGGGCGCAGGAATTGCCCACCTTCGCCATCACCGCCAAGGACGGGCGCCTGGAGCCGGCACGGCTGGAGGTGCCCGCGGGCCAGCGCATCAAGCTCACGCTGCACAACGCCGGCCAGGCGCCGGTCGAATTCGAGAACCTGAACCTGCGCGTGGAGAAGGTGCTGGGCCCGGGCGCGCGCTCGTTCGTCGTCACGCCGCCGCTCAAGCCCGGGGTGCATGAATTCGTCGACGAATTCCACCCCGACACCGGCCGGATGCAGCTCATCGCCAAGTAA
- a CDS encoding DMT family transporter, with product MPYLLPILALLCNAFFWGVSWWPFRAMHGAGLHPLWATALMYGLVSASLLALRPATLAQLLRHPGLWLLALCSGVTNVAFNWAVTVGDVVRVVLLFYLMPAWAVLLAWRVLGERPTPTALLRLALAFAGVLLVLWPAEGGARRLASGLGLADALALLGGFTFALTNVQLRRLREAPGPARMLAMFTGCMAMGVASAAAGHALGLVPGLPAWHPLWAGVALAMAAVLMFGNWALQYGAARLPTSTTSVVMLSEVLFASLSSWLLASAALAPRTLAGGALIMLASLLAALRR from the coding sequence ATGCCTTATCTGCTGCCCATTCTCGCCCTGCTGTGCAACGCCTTCTTCTGGGGGGTGTCGTGGTGGCCATTCCGCGCCATGCACGGCGCGGGGCTGCACCCGCTGTGGGCCACGGCGCTGATGTACGGCCTGGTCTCGGCCAGCCTGCTGGCGCTGCGCCCGGCCACGCTGGCCCAGCTGCTGCGCCACCCTGGCCTGTGGCTGCTGGCGCTGTGTTCGGGCGTGACCAACGTGGCCTTCAACTGGGCGGTGACCGTGGGCGACGTGGTGCGCGTGGTGCTGCTGTTCTACCTCATGCCCGCCTGGGCCGTGCTGCTGGCCTGGCGCGTGCTGGGCGAGCGCCCGACGCCCACCGCGCTGCTGCGGCTGGCGCTGGCCTTCGCCGGGGTGCTGCTGGTGCTGTGGCCCGCCGAGGGCGGCGCGCGCCGCCTGGCCTCGGGGCTGGGCCTGGCCGATGCCCTGGCACTGCTGGGGGGCTTCACCTTCGCGCTGACCAACGTGCAGCTGCGCCGCCTGCGCGAGGCGCCGGGCCCGGCGCGCATGCTGGCCATGTTCACCGGCTGCATGGCCATGGGCGTGGCCAGCGCGGCCGCAGGCCACGCCCTGGGCCTGGTGCCAGGGCTCCCGGCATGGCACCCGCTGTGGGCCGGCGTGGCGCTGGCGATGGCGGCGGTGCTCATGTTCGGCAACTGGGCGCTGCAGTACGGCGCGGCGCGCCTGCCCACCAGCACCACGTCGGTGGTGATGCTGTCGGAGGTGCTGTTCGCCAGCCTGTCGTCGTGGCTGCTGGCCTCGGCCGCGCTGGCGCCGCGCACGCTGGCAGGCGGGGCGCTGATCATGCTGGCCTCGCTGCTGGCGGCGCTGCGCCGTTGA
- a CDS encoding ABC transporter substrate-binding protein yields MERACASSTRSGRLSGLLRLALLACAALLGAGCGPRHEPPLMVGTNTWTGYEPLYLARDLGYHDGLPLRLVELGSATQAMDALRVGKLDLAGLTLDEALTLAQEGVPIRIVWVLNVSAGADAVVARPGIARLADLRGRRIGVEQTAVGAYMLQAALQQAGIRASEVSVVPLPLDEHLAAWRNRHVDAVVTFDPVRQMLVNEGGVTLFDSRALPGEIVDVLVARQAALQCCARHIAQLLDGQRRALAYLAQHRGDALARMARRPGVAASDVAAALGGMALPDTAANQALLGGPSPGLARTAQQLAQAMHQRGLLARAPDTTALVDGRFVREMQP; encoded by the coding sequence ATGGAACGTGCATGCGCATCATCGACCCGAAGCGGCCGCCTCTCCGGCCTGCTGCGGCTCGCCCTGCTGGCCTGCGCGGCGCTGCTGGGCGCGGGCTGCGGCCCGCGCCACGAGCCGCCGCTGATGGTGGGCACCAACACCTGGACCGGCTACGAGCCCCTGTATCTCGCGCGCGACCTGGGCTACCACGATGGCCTGCCGCTGCGCCTGGTGGAGCTGGGATCGGCCACGCAGGCCATGGACGCGCTGCGCGTGGGCAAGCTGGACCTGGCAGGCCTGACGCTCGACGAGGCCCTGACGCTGGCGCAGGAGGGCGTGCCGATCCGCATCGTCTGGGTGCTGAACGTCTCCGCCGGGGCCGACGCCGTCGTCGCGCGCCCCGGCATCGCACGCCTGGCCGACCTGCGCGGGCGGCGCATCGGCGTGGAGCAGACCGCCGTGGGGGCCTACATGCTCCAGGCGGCGCTGCAGCAAGCCGGCATCCGGGCCAGCGAGGTCAGCGTGGTGCCGCTGCCGCTGGACGAGCACCTGGCCGCCTGGCGCAACCGCCATGTGGACGCCGTGGTGACCTTCGACCCGGTGCGCCAGATGCTCGTCAACGAAGGCGGCGTGACACTCTTCGACAGCCGCGCGCTGCCCGGCGAGATCGTCGATGTACTGGTGGCGCGCCAGGCGGCGCTGCAATGCTGCGCCCGGCACATCGCCCAGCTGCTCGACGGCCAGCGCCGTGCCCTGGCCTACCTGGCCCAGCACCGCGGCGACGCGCTGGCGCGCATGGCGCGGCGCCCCGGCGTCGCCGCGTCCGACGTGGCCGCGGCGCTCGGCGGCATGGCGCTGCCCGATACGGCCGCCAACCAGGCCCTGCTCGGCGGCCCCTCCCCGGGCCTGGCGCGCACCGCGCAGCAACTGGCGCAGGCCATGCACCAGCGCGGCCTGCTGGCGCGCGCGCCCGACACCACGGCCCTGGTGGACGGCCGCTTCGTGCGGGAGATGCAGCCATGA
- the alr gene encoding alanine racemase — MPRPILATIHPPALHHNLARARAAAPDAKVWAVVKANAYGHGIERVYEGLRGADGFAMLDLAEAERLRALGWRGPLLLLEGVFEPRDLELCSRLGIWHAVHCDEQIDWLAAHKTQVPHRVFLKMNTGMNRLGFTPARYRAAWARLSALPQVDEISHMTHFSDADGPRGIGHQLAVFHATTQDLPGERSVGNSAATLRHGSDAQVRCDWVRAGIVLYGSAPDHPERQARDWALQPAMTLSTRLLATQQLQPGDSVGYGSRFRADGPMLIGVAACGYADGYPRHADTGTPVLVNGVRTRLVGRVSMDMLTVDLTPVVQAGLPVGMGSEVTLWGRASGGAELSIDDVAQAAGTVGYELMCAVAPRVNVAVAG; from the coding sequence ATGCCGCGCCCGATTCTCGCCACCATCCACCCCCCGGCCCTGCACCACAACCTGGCGCGCGCGCGCGCCGCGGCGCCCGACGCCAAGGTCTGGGCCGTGGTCAAGGCCAATGCCTACGGGCACGGCATCGAGCGCGTGTACGAGGGGCTGCGCGGCGCCGACGGCTTCGCCATGCTCGACTTGGCCGAGGCCGAGCGGCTGCGCGCCCTGGGCTGGCGCGGCCCGCTGCTGCTGCTGGAGGGGGTGTTCGAGCCGCGCGACCTGGAGCTGTGCTCGCGCCTCGGCATCTGGCATGCCGTGCACTGCGACGAACAGATCGACTGGCTGGCCGCGCACAAGACGCAGGTGCCGCACCGCGTGTTCCTCAAGATGAACACGGGCATGAACCGCCTGGGCTTCACCCCCGCGCGCTACCGTGCCGCCTGGGCACGGCTGTCGGCGCTGCCACAGGTGGACGAAATCTCGCACATGACGCATTTTTCCGACGCCGACGGCCCGCGCGGCATCGGGCACCAGCTCGCGGTGTTCCACGCCACCACGCAGGACCTGCCGGGCGAGCGCAGCGTCGGCAACAGCGCCGCCACGCTGCGCCACGGGAGCGACGCGCAGGTGCGCTGCGACTGGGTGCGCGCCGGCATCGTGCTCTACGGCAGCGCGCCGGACCACCCCGAGCGCCAGGCCCGGGACTGGGCGCTGCAGCCCGCCATGACGCTCTCCACCCGCCTGCTCGCCACGCAGCAGCTGCAGCCTGGCGACAGTGTGGGCTACGGCTCGCGCTTCCGTGCCGACGGCCCGATGCTGATCGGCGTGGCCGCCTGCGGCTACGCCGACGGCTACCCGCGCCATGCCGATACCGGCACGCCGGTGCTGGTGAACGGCGTGCGCACCCGGCTGGTGGGGCGCGTGAGCATGGACATGCTGACCGTGGACCTCACGCCGGTGGTACAGGCCGGACTGCCCGTGGGCATGGGCAGCGAGGTCACGCTGTGGGGCCGCGCCAGCGGCGGCGCGGAGCTCTCCATCGACGACGTGGCGCAGGCCGCGGGCACGGTGGGCTACGAGCTGATGTGCGCCGTGGCGCCGCGCGTGAACGTGGCGGTGGCCGGCTGA
- a CDS encoding cytochrome-c peroxidase, giving the protein MSRFTAPRLVLGALGVAALLATGAVQAKDAEPVSPIPAAKVTSPAKVELGKKLWFDPRLSRSGFISCNSCHNLSMGGSDNLKTSIGDKWQKGPINSPTVLNSSLNLAQFWDGRAKDLKEQAGGPIANPGEMAFTHGLAVDMLRSIPQYVAEFKKVFGHDKLTIDEVTAAIAAFEETLVTPNARFDKWLKGDKKAINAQELRGYQLFKGSGCVACHNGPNLGGNSFQKMGLVEPYKTDNPAEGRSAVTGNDAERFNFKVPTLRNVELTYPYFHDGAADTLSQAVDTMGRLQLGKKFTEQENADIVAFLKTLTGDQPKLTMPILPPSSDKTKRPQPFE; this is encoded by the coding sequence ATGTCTCGCTTCACAGCCCCCCGTCTCGTTCTGGGCGCCCTGGGCGTTGCGGCACTGCTGGCCACCGGCGCCGTGCAGGCCAAGGACGCCGAGCCCGTTTCCCCCATTCCCGCCGCCAAGGTCACCAGCCCCGCCAAGGTCGAGCTGGGCAAGAAGCTGTGGTTCGACCCGCGCCTGTCGCGCTCGGGCTTCATCTCGTGCAACTCGTGCCACAACCTGAGCATGGGCGGCTCGGACAACCTCAAGACCTCCATCGGCGACAAGTGGCAGAAGGGCCCGATCAACTCGCCCACCGTGCTCAACTCCAGCCTGAACCTCGCCCAGTTCTGGGACGGCCGCGCCAAGGACCTGAAGGAGCAGGCTGGCGGCCCCATCGCCAACCCGGGCGAGATGGCCTTCACGCACGGCCTGGCCGTGGACATGCTGCGCTCCATCCCGCAGTACGTGGCCGAGTTCAAGAAGGTCTTCGGCCATGACAAGCTCACCATCGACGAGGTGACGGCCGCCATCGCCGCCTTCGAGGAAACGCTGGTCACCCCCAACGCGCGCTTCGACAAGTGGCTCAAGGGCGACAAGAAGGCCATCAACGCGCAGGAACTGCGCGGCTACCAGCTCTTCAAGGGTTCCGGCTGCGTGGCCTGCCACAACGGCCCCAACCTGGGCGGCAACTCGTTCCAGAAGATGGGCCTGGTCGAGCCCTACAAGACGGACAACCCGGCCGAGGGCCGCTCCGCCGTCACCGGCAACGATGCCGAGCGCTTCAACTTCAAGGTGCCGACGCTGCGCAACGTGGAACTGACCTACCCCTACTTCCACGACGGCGCTGCCGACACGCTGTCCCAGGCCGTGGACACCATGGGCCGCCTGCAGCTGGGCAAGAAGTTCACCGAACAGGAGAACGCCGACATCGTCGCCTTCCTGAAGACGCTGACCGGCGACCAGCCGAAGCTCACCATGCCCATCCTGCCGCCGTCGAGCGACAAGACCAAGCGGCCCCAGCCGTTCGAGTGA
- a CDS encoding YafY family transcriptional regulator: MRRADRLFQLVQLIRGRRLSTAAFLAQRLEVSLRTIYRDVADLQHQGVPIEGEAGVGYRLGAGFALPPLMFSQDEANALVAAARLAQAWVDAGMAREIEGALGKILSVLPPAARVAAEAQALYAPGVGLDVRAQATLQALREAVHACQVVRLDYADVQGRPSLRCVRPLGCFYWGKVWTLSAWCELRDGFRGFRIDRVAGFEVLPRRFRQEPGKTLADLLRQVEAERCAMGAGPGAPWAPVS; the protein is encoded by the coding sequence ATGCGCCGCGCCGACCGCCTGTTCCAGCTCGTCCAGCTCATCCGGGGGCGGCGCCTGTCCACGGCTGCCTTCCTGGCCCAGCGGCTCGAAGTGTCGCTGCGCACCATCTACCGCGACGTGGCGGACCTGCAGCACCAGGGCGTGCCCATCGAGGGCGAGGCCGGCGTGGGCTACCGCCTGGGCGCGGGCTTCGCGCTGCCGCCGCTGATGTTCAGCCAGGACGAGGCCAACGCGCTCGTGGCCGCCGCGCGGCTGGCGCAGGCCTGGGTCGATGCGGGCATGGCGCGCGAGATCGAGGGCGCCTTGGGCAAGATCCTCTCGGTGCTGCCGCCCGCCGCGCGCGTGGCGGCCGAGGCGCAGGCGTTGTACGCGCCCGGCGTGGGGCTGGACGTGCGCGCGCAGGCCACGCTGCAGGCGCTGCGCGAGGCCGTGCATGCCTGCCAGGTGGTGCGGCTCGACTATGCCGACGTGCAGGGCCGGCCCAGCCTGCGGTGCGTGCGGCCGCTGGGCTGCTTCTACTGGGGCAAGGTCTGGACCCTGTCGGCCTGGTGCGAGCTGCGCGACGGCTTCCGGGGCTTTCGCATCGACCGCGTCGCTGGCTTCGAGGTCCTGCCCCGGCGTTTCCGCCAGGAGCCGGGCAAGACGCTGGCCGACCTGCTGCGCCAGGTCGAGGCCGAACGGTGCGCGATGGGCGCGGGCCCTGGCGCGCCGTGGGCGCCGGTCAGCTAG
- a CDS encoding glutathione peroxidase, with translation MTSLYDFEAQPMSGPPVPLSQYRGKVLLIVNTASACGFTPQFAGLEELHRQYADRGLAVLGFPCNQFGRQDPGSNEEIASFCQRNYGVSFPMMAKVEVNGPEATPLYRWLTAEAPGLLGSKAIKWNFTKFLVGRDGRVIRRYAPQDAPQKLAGDIEAALAS, from the coding sequence ATGACCAGCCTCTACGACTTCGAAGCCCAGCCCATGAGCGGCCCGCCCGTGCCCCTGTCGCAGTACCGCGGCAAGGTGCTGCTCATCGTCAACACGGCCAGCGCCTGCGGCTTCACGCCGCAGTTCGCGGGGCTGGAGGAGCTGCACCGGCAGTACGCCGACCGGGGCCTGGCCGTGCTGGGCTTTCCGTGCAACCAGTTCGGCCGCCAGGACCCGGGCTCGAACGAGGAAATCGCCAGCTTCTGCCAGCGCAACTACGGCGTGAGCTTTCCGATGATGGCCAAGGTGGAGGTGAACGGCCCCGAGGCGACGCCGCTGTACCGCTGGCTCACGGCCGAAGCGCCAGGGCTGCTCGGCAGCAAGGCCATCAAGTGGAATTTCACCAAGTTCCTCGTCGGGCGCGACGGGCGGGTGATCCGCCGCTACGCGCCGCAGGACGCGCCGCAGAAGCTCGCGGGCGACATCGAGGCAGCACTGGCTAGCTGA
- a CDS encoding FTR1 family protein, which produces MLNAFIIVWRESLEAMLVIGVLLSWIARQPAPAPLRRRLWLGVAAGLSLACALGAATFAVQSEFAGTSLDVFQLAMVLAAAALIVHMVLWMHRHGRHMKRELEGRASAWGIAAIAALAVGREGAETVVFLYGLGLESQGMALAGLSGAAAAGLAAAGATAWLAARGARLLNYRTLFAASEILLLCIANALLANAADRAIALGWLPALIDPLWDLSAWLADGQGAGRLLADFTGYRARPAATLVLASLAFWAYALWRLKRPATAAPGA; this is translated from the coding sequence ATGCTCAATGCCTTCATCATCGTCTGGCGCGAAAGCCTGGAAGCCATGCTCGTCATCGGCGTCCTGCTGTCGTGGATCGCGCGCCAGCCCGCGCCCGCACCCCTGCGCCGGCGCCTGTGGCTCGGCGTTGCCGCCGGCCTCTCCCTGGCCTGCGCCCTGGGCGCGGCCACCTTCGCCGTGCAAAGCGAGTTCGCGGGCACGTCGCTCGACGTGTTCCAGCTCGCCATGGTGCTCGCGGCCGCCGCCCTGATCGTGCACATGGTGCTGTGGATGCACCGGCACGGCCGGCACATGAAGCGCGAGCTCGAAGGCCGGGCCAGCGCCTGGGGCATTGCCGCCATCGCCGCGCTGGCGGTGGGGCGCGAGGGCGCCGAAACGGTGGTCTTTCTCTACGGCCTGGGCCTGGAAAGCCAGGGCATGGCGCTGGCGGGCCTGTCCGGCGCCGCCGCCGCGGGCCTTGCCGCCGCGGGCGCCACCGCCTGGCTGGCGGCGCGCGGCGCGCGCCTGCTCAACTACCGCACGCTGTTCGCCGCCAGCGAGATCCTGCTGCTGTGCATCGCCAACGCCCTGCTGGCCAACGCCGCCGACCGCGCCATCGCCCTGGGCTGGCTGCCCGCCTTGATCGACCCGCTGTGGGACCTCTCCGCCTGGCTGGCCGACGGCCAGGGCGCGGGCCGCCTGCTGGCCGACTTCACCGGCTACCGCGCGCGCCCCGCCGCCACCCTGGTGCTGGCCAGCCTGGCGTTCTGGGCCTACGCCCTGTGGCGGCTCAAGCGCCCGGCCACGGCGGCCCCCGGAGCCTGA
- a CDS encoding Fertility inhibition FinO: MTTDSAPATPSLDAAPAADAPARAGRNRRGGQNRGGQRRRPQEAGMPGAAAAPATTPAAPKGPRTHPLLEQLAAWYPRLFGAEPLPLKRGIFEDLLAAHPEALEREQLKQALALHARSTRYLTVVAGGQQRHDLQGAPVEALAPEHVHHALLEVFRRRQQRAPEDLAPKLRQRIVKAFEASGLTREQYAERVRGRDDKANALLDEALAEAAARAARDEALLRAFEASGQPEAAFADMYGLPARQAADTLARARQRRVAGGA; encoded by the coding sequence ATGACCACCGATTCCGCGCCCGCCACCCCCTCCCTTGATGCCGCGCCCGCCGCAGATGCGCCCGCCCGCGCCGGCCGCAACCGCCGTGGCGGTCAAAACCGTGGCGGCCAGCGCCGCCGCCCGCAGGAGGCCGGCATGCCCGGCGCTGCTGCTGCGCCCGCCACAACGCCCGCGGCGCCCAAGGGGCCGCGCACCCATCCGCTGCTGGAGCAACTGGCTGCCTGGTACCCGCGCCTGTTCGGCGCCGAGCCGCTGCCGCTCAAGCGCGGCATCTTCGAGGATCTGCTGGCCGCGCACCCCGAGGCGCTGGAGCGCGAGCAGCTCAAGCAGGCGCTGGCCCTGCATGCGCGCTCCACGCGCTACCTGACGGTGGTGGCCGGCGGCCAGCAGCGCCACGACCTGCAAGGCGCGCCCGTGGAGGCGCTGGCGCCCGAGCACGTGCACCATGCGCTGCTCGAAGTGTTCCGCCGCCGCCAGCAGCGCGCGCCGGAAGACCTCGCGCCCAAGCTGCGCCAGCGCATCGTGAAGGCCTTCGAGGCCTCGGGCCTGACGCGCGAGCAGTATGCCGAGCGCGTGCGCGGCCGCGATGACAAGGCCAACGCCTTGCTGGACGAGGCCCTTGCGGAGGCCGCCGCCCGCGCCGCGCGCGACGAGGCGCTGCTGCGCGCCTTCGAGGCCAGCGGCCAGCCCGAGGCGGCATTCGCCGACATGTACGGGCTGCCCGCGCGCCAGGCCGCCGACACGCTGGCGCGCGCGCGCCAGCGCCGTGTGGCCGGCGGCGCCTGA
- a CDS encoding GyrI-like domain-containing protein: MAPSVVHVPAFSVMGVAVRTCNRDEMLPERARIGALWDRFFSESWAHRLPGPGAEGHLYGVYSAYASDQHGAFDVTAGVPAAAQAEPPAQAVRVEVQAGDYLVFLGEGPMPQMVIDAWAAVWRYFEAHPEARRRFGTDFERYEGPERVALHIGIESGRG, from the coding sequence ATGGCCCCTTCCGTCGTCCACGTGCCCGCCTTCAGCGTGATGGGCGTTGCCGTGCGCACCTGCAATCGCGACGAGATGCTTCCCGAGCGCGCCCGCATCGGCGCCTTGTGGGACCGGTTTTTCAGCGAGAGCTGGGCGCACCGCCTGCCCGGCCCCGGGGCCGAAGGGCACCTGTACGGCGTGTACAGCGCCTACGCATCGGACCAGCATGGCGCCTTCGACGTGACGGCGGGCGTGCCCGCCGCGGCGCAGGCCGAGCCCCCGGCGCAAGCGGTGCGCGTCGAGGTGCAGGCCGGCGACTACCTCGTGTTCCTCGGCGAGGGGCCCATGCCGCAGATGGTGATCGACGCCTGGGCCGCGGTCTGGCGCTATTTCGAGGCGCACCCCGAGGCGCGGCGCCGCTTTGGCACCGACTTCGAGCGCTACGAGGGCCCGGAGCGCGTGGCGCTGCATATCGGCATCGAATCCGGCCGCGGCTGA
- the lplT gene encoding lysophospholipid transporter LplT, with the protein MKRGFYTIMSAQFFSSLADNALFVAAVELLRTEGAPEWQRAALVPMFALFYVILAPFVGAFADALPKGKVMFVSNAIKVVGCLMMLLGSHPLIAYAVVGLGAAAYSPAKYGILTELLPASQLVKANGWIEGLTIASIILGVLLGGQLVGQHMSGMLLSFDLPLIDTGVDTPAESAIAALIVVYMLAAWFNTRIPHTGVKMRPLRADPSRGLLANTLGQLPDFWACNSRLWRDKLGQISLATTTLFWGAGANLKLIVLTWAAAALSYDTTHASALTGVVAIGTAAGAVWASLRMRLNKATRVIPLGIAMGLLLILMVFINNIWVAVPFLIVLGGLGGFLVVPMNALLQHRGHNLMGAGRSIAVQNFNENACILGLGALYSLSLKLGLSVFSSITIFGLVVAGTMWLIGRWLAHNTRCHRKEMARLLGIARRDDH; encoded by the coding sequence ATGAAGCGCGGTTTTTACACCATCATGTCGGCGCAGTTTTTCAGCTCGCTGGCCGACAACGCACTTTTCGTGGCCGCCGTGGAACTCCTGCGCACCGAGGGCGCTCCCGAGTGGCAGCGCGCCGCGCTGGTGCCGATGTTCGCACTCTTCTACGTGATCCTGGCGCCCTTCGTGGGCGCTTTTGCCGATGCCCTGCCCAAGGGCAAGGTGATGTTCGTGAGCAATGCCATCAAGGTGGTGGGCTGTCTCATGATGCTGCTCGGCTCGCACCCGCTCATCGCCTACGCGGTGGTGGGGCTGGGGGCGGCGGCCTACTCGCCGGCCAAGTACGGCATCCTCACCGAGCTGCTGCCCGCCTCGCAGCTGGTCAAGGCCAACGGCTGGATCGAGGGGCTCACTATTGCCTCCATCATCCTCGGCGTGCTGCTGGGCGGCCAGCTGGTGGGCCAGCACATGTCGGGCATGCTGCTGAGCTTCGACCTGCCGCTGATCGACACGGGCGTGGACACCCCCGCCGAATCCGCCATCGCCGCGCTGATCGTGGTGTACATGCTGGCTGCCTGGTTCAACACGCGCATCCCGCACACCGGGGTGAAGATGCGCCCCCTGCGCGCCGACCCGTCGCGCGGCCTCCTGGCCAACACGCTGGGCCAGTTGCCCGACTTCTGGGCCTGCAACAGCCGTCTTTGGCGCGACAAGCTGGGCCAAATCTCGCTGGCCACCACCACGCTGTTCTGGGGTGCGGGGGCTAACTTGAAGCTCATCGTGCTGACCTGGGCCGCTGCGGCGCTGAGCTACGACACCACCCATGCTTCGGCGCTGACCGGCGTGGTGGCCATCGGCACGGCGGCGGGGGCGGTGTGGGCCTCGCTGCGCATGCGGCTGAACAAGGCCACGCGGGTGATTCCGCTGGGCATCGCCATGGGACTGCTGCTGATCCTCATGGTGTTCATCAACAACATCTGGGTGGCAGTTCCCTTCCTGATCGTGCTGGGTGGCCTGGGGGGCTTCCTGGTCGTGCCCATGAACGCGCTGCTGCAGCACCGGGGCCACAACCTCATGGGCGCGGGCCGCTCGATCGCCGTGCAGAATTTCAACGAGAACGCCTGCATCCTCGGCCTGGGCGCGCTCTACAGCCTGTCGCTCAAACTCGGGCTGTCGGTGTTCAGCTCGATCACCATCTTCGGCCTGGTGGTCGCCGGAACCATGTGGCTCATCGGCCGCTGGCTGGCCCACAACACGCGCTGCCACCGCAAGGAAATGGCGCGCCTGCTGGGCATTGCCCGGCGCGACGACCACTGA